In Gammaproteobacteria bacterium, the genomic stretch ACGACTTCTCGGGAGTTGGCAGGGGCGGTACCGGCACGCTGAAGGTGGACGGCAAGGTGGTCGACACGAAGCGGATGGAGAAGACGATCCCCATTATCCTGGAGTGGGATGAAAGCTTCGACATTGGCCAGGATACCCTCACCGGTATCAACGACGCGGACTACCTGCCGCCATTCCCGCTGACAGCGAAGTTCAACAAGCTGACGATCAGGATCGACCGCCCGCAGTTATCGCCAGAGGACATCAAGAAGCTGGAAGAAGGCATGAAGAAGGCGGCCCTCGGCATCCAATAACCTCGGGTCGGCCGTGAACCGCGCAGGCCGCTCTCGCAATGGAGCGGCCTGTGCCGTGATTCGCCGTGTAAATCCACATCGAACCTTCAACGAGAAGGGAACGACAATGCATCGCACTGAAACCCATCGGCCGGCTGCGACCATTACACCAGCGGCCATCCTGTTGGCCGGTTGTCTTACCTTCGGTAGCGCCATAGCCGCCGATCAGGGGTCCCGTCACCACGCGCAGGGTGAATACGACGACGCCACGTTCACCTACGTGGTGGCCAGAGGCGATGATCTCATCGAGATCTCCGAGCGCTTCGGCGTGACGGTAGAAGCGTTGCAGGTGCGGAACACACTCACCTCGGACAAGATCGAGGTCGGCCAGCACCTCGCCATCCCGGCGGGGACGACCGTAACCGGCAAGTCTCTGCAGAAGGGCCTCACTGGACTGGGGCCGCTCACGGGTGCCCCTGCGGACCCGCAATACAAGTACTCGACCGAGATGCCGACGGGCGTGGCAATCCCGGACCGGGTGGAGACGCGTCTGGGGACGCTCACATTCGACAGCGGCGTTCCGAATCAGGCCACCACCGACAAGCTCTACGACAACCTCGACTTCCAGCGGGCCGTACAGGCCTACTTGCTCGGTTTGCCGCCGGTCAATCAATTGTCGAACAAGAGCGCAATCCTGTCGATGGGACCGGCAAACAAGACCGTGCCGATCTGGGAACAGCTGGTGGATTCCCGCACCGTCGAGCTAACAGCGAACGACAATACGGTTTACAGCTGGTTCTGGGTGGATCTTCACGACGGCCCACTGGTCCTCGAAGTCCCCCCGAAGGTGCTCGGTTTGATCGACGACATGTGGTACCACTTCGTCATAAACCTCGGCTTCACCGGGCCCGACAAGGGCAAGGGCGGCAGGTATCTCCTGCTGCCTCCGGGTTACAAGGGCGAGGTGCCGAACGGTTACCACGTCGTGCGATGCTCAACGTACAGCGTCTGGCCCGTCTGGCGCAGCTTTCTCGTCGATGGGGATCCCAAGCCGGGCGTGGAGCTGGTCAAGAAATACACGAAAATCTATCCGCTCGCTGATGCGGACAAACCCCACCCACCGCTCAAGTTCGTCGACATGTCGAGCAAGCCGTTCAACATGGTGGGGCCGTCGGACTATCGTTTCTGGGAGATGCTCAACCAGGTCGTGCAGTCGGAACCGACCGATACCGTCGATCCGACCACCCTGGGGCTTTGGGCCTCCATCGGTATCCAGAAGGGCAAGCCGTTCGCTCCGGACGCGCGCATGAAGAAGATCCTCACCGAGGCCGCGGCCCTGGGTGATGCAACTGCGCGGACCATCGCGTATCGGATGCGAGATCGTGCCGGCTATTATTTCAAGAACAGCAACTGGCGGCTGCCCTTTTTCGGTGGCTACAAGTTCGAATGGCAGCCGGGTGTCGCGAACCTCGATGCGGCCGCGTTCTTCTTCTTTCTCGCCACGGGGGTGACGCCAGCGATGGACACCAAGATCGTCGGCGAGGGTTCCATCTACCCCTGGAGCGCACTGGACGCCAACAACCACCCTCTGGACGGCGGCAAGAACTACAAGCTGCACCTGCCACCGAATATTCCAGTGAAGGACTTCTGGTCGGTGATCGTCTACAGCACCCAGACACGCTCGATGGTCCAGACGGACGATCGCTTCCCCAGCGTGAGCAGCCAGAACAAGGATCTGCTGGTCAACGCCAACGGTTCCGTGGACGTGTACTTCGGACCCAAACCGCCGCCCGGCAAGGAGCCCAACTGGGTGCAAACCATTCCCGGCCAGACCTGGTTCACCATCCTGCGGCTCTACGGCCCCCTGGAGCCCTGGTTCAACAGGACCTGGCAGCCAGGTGAAATCGAGCTGCAGCCGTGACACAGGGCGTCCGAATGGGATGATACGGCCCGACAAACCCATGCGGCGGGCTGCTCTCGCGAGGGAGCGCCCTCCGTTTCAGCGCCCGAACGGTACAGAAACGAGATCCGAGCAGAGGAGATCCACGCGATGCAACGCGCGCCTTTTTTCATGGCGTTCGCCGCCAGCGTACTGCTGATGCCCATGGGCCGCGCCCAGCCGCCTGCCGGCGCGCTGCCGCACCTCGCCGCCGGCCAGAGCCTCGGAATCGCGCTGGATATTCCACCCGTGCCGAACCTGCGTGACGTGGGCGGCTACGAGACGCGCAACGGCGCGACCGTCGCCCGCGAACTGGCCTATCGCTCCGACACCTTCTACCCGATGACCGCCGAAGACGACAGGAAGCTGGAGGTTCTGCGACTGAAGAACGACTACGACCTTCGCACTACTGCCGAAGCCAAGGCAGAGCCCGACGAGATGCCGCCCGGGGTCAAGTACCACCTGCTGAACGTGCTGGCGGACGCCAAATCCGCGGCGCCGGCCGAGCTCGAAAAGCTGCTGCACGAACCCAAGAAGGCCAACGCTGCGCTCGGCGGCGGGAAGATCGAGGCGCTTTTCATGGAGGGCTACCGCGAGTTCATATCGCTGCCGAGCGCAAGGCAGTCCTACCGCACACTCTTCCTGTCCCTGGCCGACGAGAAAAAACTGCCGGCGGTTTTCCATTGCACGACGGGCAAGGACCGCACCGGATGGGCCGCAGCCGCCCTGCTCACGCTGCTCGACGTGCCGAAGGACGAGGTCATGGAGGACTACATGCGCACCAACGACTACACCCTCCCGCAGTTCAAACAGACGATCGACGCGTTCGTCGCGGCCGGCGGCGACCGCGACATCGCCGTCGCGGTCTTCGGCGTGAAGCCAGAGTATCTGGAGGCATCGTTCGACGAGATGCGTCAGCGTTACGGGACGATCGAGAAATATTTCTCCGAAGGGCTGGGCATCGACGCCGCCGGGCAGCAGGCCCTGCGAGATCGGTTTCTAGGCGAGAAGTAGGGGAGAAGGGAACATAGGGCACTTCAGCGTCGTTCCTGCTCACCTTCGAGATCACGCTCGACGAAGCCGCGGACGACTTCAAAGGCGAGCGGATGGTGCTGATCGGGTCGAATCTCTACAATGGCGCGGGAAACCAAGCTGCGCGAGCATTTCAGGACTCAGTCCTAGCGCCTCCTCCGAACGTTGCGAGGGTTGGGTGCGGATGCGTTCTGTCGCCCCCAGCGCGCGTCTTCCGAAGTCTCGGTCGCGCTGAGGAATTCACCGAACGCACGCATCTTGACGAGGACAACGGCCCACTCGGTTTCGGCACCTGCGCAGCGGTGAATATCGACGAGGGAAAGGTGGAGAGCGAGCCTGCCAAATAGTGCGGCAGATAAGACATGCGCACGGACCCTGGATTCGCCATGACCAGAGTTCCTGAAAATCGCACTTCTGAACCACGAAAAGCCCAGCGTTCGCTGCTGCTGATGAGCCTGCTTGCGGTAGCGACCGGTATTATCACCGGCTTGGCCGTCATGATCGGGAGACCCGCATAGGCGGCCAGCTCCTCATGATCGGGATCGAACATTGCTAGGCTAAATTACCCAACAGGAGAAACGCAAGATGCTTGGGTTTGAACTGAATCTCTGGGACTACCTGACGTTCCTCACGCTGTTCCTGACGGTGGTCGCGGGTGGCGCATTCTGGATCTTCCTCGCCGGTCTGCCAGGCCGGATCGCGATCTCGCGCAAGCACCCCGAGGCGGAAGCGGTCAAGTTGCTGGGCTATGCGGGCCTGCTGCCGACGATCTATCCCTGGGTGCAGGCCTTCATCTGGGCGTACAAGCCGACCGACAAGGTCGACATCCGCCGTTTCCCGCGCGAAGAACAACGCGCCATCGCCGAGGACATCGCCCGTCTGCGCGGCGCCCCGCCGAAGGAATCCGCGCAGGCAAGCTCGCCACCGAAGGAGGCGGGGGAACCCGGCTCGCCGCCGGCCGGCAGGCCCGACTGAGGCGCAACCGATATGCTCGCCGGCTTCGTCATCGTATTCGGCTACATCGTCCTCGTCTGGCTCGTCTTCTTCTATTTTAAATGGCTGAAATTCAGCATCACCTGGGGTGTCGTTTCGGTCTTCGTCGGCCTGCACCTGCTGCTCATCTTCATGATCGGGCTGCGCTTCGTCGCGCCCTACTCGACGGATGCGAAGGTGATCCAGCACACGATCCAGCTTATACCGCGGCTATCGGAACCGACCCTCGTCACCGCGGTCCTGGTCGAGCAGAATGTGCCCGTCAAGAAGGGCACGCCGCTGTTTCAGTTCGACCGCCGCCCGTACGAGTACAAGGTCCGGCAGCTCGAGGCGCAGCTCGCCAAGGCAAAGCAGGAAGTGCTGGTCGATGAGGCCGATGTAGCGATCGCCGTACACAAGGTCGCCAAGCTAAAGGACGAGCTCGTTTACGACAAGTACCAGAGCAAGCTCTCCGCCGGCCTGGCGAAGCGGGGCGCAGGCCCACAGGAAGATGCCCAGAAGTGGGCCGCCCAGGTCGCCGCCGCCGAGGCCGGCATCCTGGAGGCGGAGGCGGACGAGAAGCGCGCGCGGTTGCTGTACGAATCCGAGATCGACGGCGTGCACACCACCGTGGCGGAAATCGCGGCCGAGCTCGATCTCGCCCGCTTCTACCTCGACAACACGCTGATGGTGGCGCCCGAGGACGGGCACATCATCAACCTGCAGGTGCGACCGGGCATGGTGGCGGGCGAGGTGCGATTCGGCGCCATCGCCTCCTTCATCTGCGACGCCGACCGCTACCTGCTCGCCAACTACTTTCAGGAGAACCTCAAGTACGTGAAGCCGGGGCAGCCGGTGGAGGCCGCCCTCGACCTTTATCCGGGCCAGATCTGGCCCGGCACCGTCGAGGCCATCTGGCGGGGCAGTGGCTCCGGGCAGATGCTCCCGAGCGGGACCCTCCCGAGCTTCAACTACGTGCCCACGGACATGCCCCAGGGGCAGTTCGCGGTCGTCATCCGGCTCGACGACCCCGATCAGGCCAAGTTCCCGATCGGGACCCAGGGACGGGCGGCCATCTACACCAACCCCGGCAGCGGCTTTGCCTGGCTGCGCAAGATCGGAATCCGTGTCTACACATGGTTCAACTGGGTCTATCCGTTCTCCGGCTGATGCGCGTGCCGCGCGCCGCCACCGCGGTCGCCGCCGCCGTCGCCCTTGCCGGCTGCGCACTCTCCACACCGCCGGGACACGAGCAGATCCTGCGCGATGCCCTGCCGAAGGACACCGCCGTCCCGCCTGCCTGGCAGGCCCGGGCGCCCACAGGTGCGGTGGCGGACGACTGGCTCAAGACCTTCAACGACCCCACCCTCGATGCCCTGGTGGCCGAGGCGATGGCGAACAACCGGGATCTTGCTCAGGCCGCCGAAAGCGTGCGCATCGCGCAGCAGGCGGTTCGGGTCGTGGGCGCCGCGCTGATGCCGCAGGTGGGTGCGCAGGTCGGCGGGAGGTTCACCCACGACCAGGATCATGACGGTATCACTACCAGCGACATCGCCTATGCCGGCGTGGCCTGGGAAGCGGATGTGTGGGGCAGGCTGCGTGCCCGGCGCGCCGCCGTCGGGGCTACGGCGAGCGCAACCGCCCTCGATTACAGCTACGCCCGTCAATCGCTGGCGGCCACG encodes the following:
- a CDS encoding DUF1214 domain-containing protein, with product MHRTETHRPAATITPAAILLAGCLTFGSAIAADQGSRHHAQGEYDDATFTYVVARGDDLIEISERFGVTVEALQVRNTLTSDKIEVGQHLAIPAGTTVTGKSLQKGLTGLGPLTGAPADPQYKYSTEMPTGVAIPDRVETRLGTLTFDSGVPNQATTDKLYDNLDFQRAVQAYLLGLPPVNQLSNKSAILSMGPANKTVPIWEQLVDSRTVELTANDNTVYSWFWVDLHDGPLVLEVPPKVLGLIDDMWYHFVINLGFTGPDKGKGGRYLLLPPGYKGEVPNGYHVVRCSTYSVWPVWRSFLVDGDPKPGVELVKKYTKIYPLADADKPHPPLKFVDMSSKPFNMVGPSDYRFWEMLNQVVQSEPTDTVDPTTLGLWASIGIQKGKPFAPDARMKKILTEAAALGDATARTIAYRMRDRAGYYFKNSNWRLPFFGGYKFEWQPGVANLDAAAFFFFLATGVTPAMDTKIVGEGSIYPWSALDANNHPLDGGKNYKLHLPPNIPVKDFWSVIVYSTQTRSMVQTDDRFPSVSSQNKDLLVNANGSVDVYFGPKPPPGKEPNWVQTIPGQTWFTILRLYGPLEPWFNRTWQPGEIELQP
- a CDS encoding tyrosine-protein phosphatase, with amino-acid sequence MQRAPFFMAFAASVLLMPMGRAQPPAGALPHLAAGQSLGIALDIPPVPNLRDVGGYETRNGATVARELAYRSDTFYPMTAEDDRKLEVLRLKNDYDLRTTAEAKAEPDEMPPGVKYHLLNVLADAKSAAPAELEKLLHEPKKANAALGGGKIEALFMEGYREFISLPSARQSYRTLFLSLADEKKLPAVFHCTTGKDRTGWAAAALLTLLDVPKDEVMEDYMRTNDYTLPQFKQTIDAFVAAGGDRDIAVAVFGVKPEYLEASFDEMRQRYGTIEKYFSEGLGIDAAGQQALRDRFLGEK
- a CDS encoding DUF3302 domain-containing protein, which translates into the protein MLGFELNLWDYLTFLTLFLTVVAGGAFWIFLAGLPGRIAISRKHPEAEAVKLLGYAGLLPTIYPWVQAFIWAYKPTDKVDIRRFPREEQRAIAEDIARLRGAPPKESAQASSPPKEAGEPGSPPAGRPD
- a CDS encoding biotin/lipoyl-binding protein codes for the protein MLAGFVIVFGYIVLVWLVFFYFKWLKFSITWGVVSVFVGLHLLLIFMIGLRFVAPYSTDAKVIQHTIQLIPRLSEPTLVTAVLVEQNVPVKKGTPLFQFDRRPYEYKVRQLEAQLAKAKQEVLVDEADVAIAVHKVAKLKDELVYDKYQSKLSAGLAKRGAGPQEDAQKWAAQVAAAEAGILEAEADEKRARLLYESEIDGVHTTVAEIAAELDLARFYLDNTLMVAPEDGHIINLQVRPGMVAGEVRFGAIASFICDADRYLLANYFQENLKYVKPGQPVEAALDLYPGQIWPGTVEAIWRGSGSGQMLPSGTLPSFNYVPTDMPQGQFAVVIRLDDPDQAKFPIGTQGRAAIYTNPGSGFAWLRKIGIRVYTWFNWVYPFSG